The following are encoded together in the Acidobacteriota bacterium genome:
- a CDS encoding response regulator, translating to MTSSLSVRTVLQEAIDSARALTGARYGFIVTVNDDKAIRNVLASGFTGEEYERLVGWKDGPRFFERLRDLPEPLRVNDFPAFVRSQGFSPELMLSDSFHAMPIRRASRYEGHVFVAGKRGAPAFGAEDEEVLALFAAQVAVAIANARAHRAERSAGARLRALVDTSPVGVVVFDARKVRPVLVNDAARRIVADLRVPGRPLDELLGVVACRFADGREIGLSGVSVPEAIANAGMVRAEEVELSVPGGRSVTTLLNVTPIRPPAGQGVASVVVTMQDLAPLRELERQRASFLGMVSHELRAPLAAVRGSAATLLEDAAELDPAEMREFHRIIHDQAGHMRGLIGDLLDAGRIEAGTLSVSPEPSPAASLIDRARTTFLSGGGRHAVLIDLPEDLPRVMADRRRIAQVLTNLLANAAAHSPESAPLRVSAEPAGVHVAFSVADEGEGMTPGEMARLFRRYSNGASARRRGAGLGLAICKGLVEAHGGRIRAESDGPGKGSRFTFTVPAAEDGPPGVEGSRGGRPADQSRKGRVLVVDDDPKMLRYVRDTLAAAGYAALVSGDPEDLPRILAAEEPDLVLLDLVLPGADGIELLSSVPGLGRQPVVFMSAYGRDETVARALAAGAADYLVKPFSPTELTARVSAALRRVARPGRFVQGDLAIDHDRRLVTVAGREVPLTATEYELLRVLALGAGRVVSYRELLEEVWPGRGLDRFDLVRNFVKQLRAKLGEEAAEPRWIFNVRGVGYRMPRPEGGP from the coding sequence GTGACTTCCAGCCTCAGCGTCAGAACCGTCCTGCAGGAGGCCATCGACAGCGCCCGCGCGCTCACCGGCGCCCGCTACGGCTTCATCGTCACGGTGAACGACGACAAGGCGATCCGCAACGTCCTTGCCTCCGGATTCACGGGCGAGGAGTACGAACGGCTGGTCGGCTGGAAGGACGGTCCCAGGTTCTTCGAGCGCCTGCGCGATCTCCCGGAGCCCCTGCGCGTGAACGACTTTCCGGCGTTCGTGCGGTCCCAGGGCTTCTCCCCGGAACTCATGCTCTCGGACTCCTTCCACGCCATGCCCATTCGCCGCGCCAGCCGCTACGAGGGCCACGTCTTCGTCGCCGGCAAGCGGGGCGCGCCGGCCTTCGGGGCGGAGGACGAGGAAGTGCTGGCGCTCTTCGCCGCGCAGGTCGCCGTGGCCATCGCCAACGCTCGCGCGCATCGCGCCGAGCGGAGCGCCGGCGCCCGGCTTCGGGCGCTCGTCGACACCTCGCCGGTCGGCGTCGTCGTGTTCGACGCGAGGAAGGTCCGACCGGTGCTTGTCAACGACGCGGCGCGGCGCATCGTCGCGGACCTGCGTGTTCCGGGCCGCCCCCTCGATGAGCTGCTCGGCGTCGTCGCCTGCCGCTTCGCCGACGGACGCGAGATCGGCCTCAGCGGAGTTTCCGTGCCGGAGGCGATCGCCAACGCGGGGATGGTGCGCGCCGAAGAAGTCGAACTCTCCGTGCCCGGCGGGCGCAGTGTCACGACGCTGCTCAACGTGACGCCCATCCGCCCGCCGGCCGGGCAGGGAGTCGCGTCGGTCGTCGTCACCATGCAGGATCTCGCTCCCTTGCGGGAACTCGAGCGCCAGCGAGCGTCCTTCCTCGGGATGGTGAGTCACGAACTGAGGGCGCCGCTCGCCGCCGTGCGCGGCTCGGCCGCCACGCTGCTGGAGGACGCGGCGGAACTCGACCCGGCCGAGATGCGCGAGTTCCACCGGATCATCCACGATCAGGCCGGACACATGCGCGGCCTCATCGGCGATCTCCTGGACGCCGGCCGCATCGAGGCGGGCACGCTGTCGGTGTCGCCCGAGCCGTCTCCCGCCGCCTCGTTGATCGACCGCGCGCGGACCACCTTCCTCAGCGGCGGCGGCCGCCACGCGGTGCTGATCGACCTCCCGGAGGACCTGCCCCGGGTCATGGCCGACCGGCGCCGCATCGCGCAGGTGCTGACGAACCTGCTCGCCAATGCCGCCGCGCACTCGCCGGAATCGGCGCCGCTTCGCGTCTCCGCGGAACCGGCGGGCGTCCATGTCGCGTTCTCGGTCGCCGACGAGGGGGAGGGCATGACCCCCGGCGAGATGGCGCGCCTGTTCCGCAGATACTCGAATGGCGCCTCGGCCCGGCGTCGCGGCGCCGGGCTGGGGCTCGCCATCTGCAAGGGCCTGGTGGAGGCGCACGGAGGCCGTATTCGCGCGGAGAGCGACGGACCGGGCAAGGGCAGCCGCTTCACCTTCACGGTGCCGGCGGCGGAGGATGGCCCGCCTGGCGTCGAGGGGAGTCGGGGCGGGCGGCCTGCCGATCAGTCCAGGAAGGGCCGGGTGCTCGTGGTGGACGACGACCCGAAGATGTTGCGCTACGTTCGCGACACCCTCGCCGCCGCCGGCTACGCGGCGCTGGTCTCCGGCGACCCCGAGGACCTGCCCCGCATCCTCGCCGCCGAAGAGCCCGACCTGGTCCTCCTCGACCTGGTCCTGCCCGGCGCCGACGGCATCGAACTGCTGTCGAGCGTGCCGGGACTCGGCCGGCAGCCGGTCGTGTTCATGTCCGCCTACGGCCGCGACGAGACCGTTGCCCGGGCACTCGCGGCGGGCGCCGCCGACTACCTCGTCAAGCCGTTCTCGCCGACGGAGCTCACCGCCCGGGTCAGCGCCGCGTTGCGCCGTGTCGCCCGTCCCGGACGGTTCGTGCAGGGCGACCTCGCCATCGACCACGACAGGCGCCTCGTGACGGTCGCCGGCCGCGAGGTTCCGCTCACGGCTACCGAGTACGAGCTGCTCCGCGTCCTCGCTCTCGGCGCGGGGCGGGTCGTGTCCTACCGCGAGCTGCTTGAGGAGGTCTGGCCCGGGCGCGGCCTCGACCGGTTCGACCTGGTGCGGAACTTCGTCAAGCAGTTACGCGCCAAGCTTGGCGAGGAGGCCGCCGAGCCCAGGTGGATCTTCAACGTGCGGGGCGTTGGCTACCGCATGCCGCGGCCAGAGGGCGGGCCGTAG